TGGTGCCTCTAGATATTCGAGTCCGTATAGGATATGATAGTAGTGTCTCATCGTGCAATCCAGAATACCTTCCATGGTTTAGGAATGTCTCGCACCCTAGGGTGGAACGTGGGCAAGCACCTGTTCGGGGACATGGTTGCGAAGAGCATGTACTAGTTGTGTTGGAGGTGGTAGATAGGGCTGTGGCCGATACCGAACTTGGAGCTGTGGAGTTGTGTGCGGCACTAAAAGAGGTACAGGCCATTCTATGGCCAAGAGCGACTGTTTATAGTAGGCGGGGTATTGGGGACTGAGGCCAAGGGTAGAGCTTGAATTTATGATGTTAGACAGTCATGGGTTGTATATTTTGGTTGGTGGACAGCAGACATTTTATTTGTAGATGTTTATGGATGTCGGATATTTGATATCTAGATATGTTGGGCTATGATATCCgacattttttgtttggtttatgatGTAAATTGTGGTTACACGTATTTTTTGTGGATGTGACACCAGAAAAATTCAGTCCCTAAAATCCAGTTTACATCGATCTCTTGTTGTATGTTGTACAAATGCAGAAAGACTGAATTTGTAGGATATGTGGCatcatgtaaaaaataaatccaTCGAATGCTCGAAATAATAAACTATCATGATAGCAGTACATAATTTGAACAACATAGTTGGATTACATAAACTTATAAACTAGCAACCACGATTACATAGAATGTAACTGAAGACTAAATTGCAAATGGAAAAACAACATTTGACCATTAGGGggcctgaaccaaccattgataCAACATCGTGCAATTGCCAGTGTTCATTTGTCAATCATGCACTGAAGTTTGCTCTAGTGATATTCAAACATATAGTTTTATGAGGCTGGAACAAAATGATGTTTCTTAGTACGAGGCAAACACTCGTCTTAACCTTCCCTGCGAACACCCATTCTGCATATGCCTTATGATGGATTCTGGCCTCCACGGATGATGTTGGATCCtgttcggaaaaaaaaatgcccatTATCTACTCCCGTGTACCTGATTAGTTGTCAATAGAAAAATTGATCTAACCTTCCATTGTAGCCATGGACTTCCTGATTGTGTATGCCCGCATGATTTCACCAATGCGACCACCTAAGCATTAACCACGTagttagttttaaaaaaaaaaaactagttcaAGCATTAAGGTAAAACTACGGTTGTGAGTAAAGGTAGTTGAACTTACGAGGTCGACCCATGCACAAGAAGGCAATTTATTCATAGTAGCCAAATCTGTGTATCCGGGCAAATCAAAGTATCCTTCCTTTACAGCATTTATCCATGCTGGGTTGTCGACGAAATCAGTGTCCTCACTCTCCACCGTAAGGGGTCTATGAACTGCTTCATGTGTAGTCATTACCAACACACCCTCCCCTTGACTTCTACGATGTAATGTTTGTTGAACAACACCAGCTGGTCCAGGAAGTAAATGTTCATGTAGTCTTTCCAATTGCGAACTACATTCTGCAATGCCTTTATCCTTCCATTTTGGGTCCAACTTGTTCATGGCTTTCTTTGAACTACTTTCAATGtgcctttgaaaaaaaatattactttcaATGTTGTATGCCTATTGTTGTTCCCATATATTTATATTGCAGGTTAAATTCCAAGTGCAGTGAGTGGTCACCTTAACCCACGAGTTTCGAGGCGCAATTTTCTCCATACAACCCATAATCTACTCCTCAACCTATATTCCCAATACCTCATATTCTGAACATACGTCCCTTGCAACATAATTGGTTAATAGTGTGTGAAACAAGAAGCCATGAAATAAATCTTTCGTGCAAATTGTTGAAAAACCATGGATTGGAAATACAATCCATGGGAGAATCCCTAGACATGACTACTTAAATTAGTTCATGTGAGTTATGAATGGTTACTAGTGAACTTATGAATCCCCAAACATGACCTATATTTATAGTGAAAttaataagcccataatttaCTCCCCGCccgaaattcaaaatttttacgGAGAGAATCTTGTTAAATCTCGGTGCAGTGAATTGTTACATCATTCCACGATTTTCAAGGCACAACTTTTTCCATATAGCCCATAATCTACTCCCCCAagccaaattcaaaaatttttacGGGCCTCGCCCACGTGACCATCATTACGGAGAGAATCTTATTAAATCTCGATGCAGTGAGTTGTCACATCATTCCATGATTTTTGAGGCACAATTTCCTCCATATAGCCCAAAATCTACTCCCcaacccaaattcaaaatttttacgGGCCTCGCCTACGTGACCATCATTCTGGAGAGAATCTTATTAAATCTTGGTGCAGTGAGTTATCAAATCATTCCACGATTTTCGAGGCACAATTTCCTCCATATAGCCCACAATCTATTCCCCCAACCcgaattcaatatttttacgGGCCCTGCCCACGTGGCCATCATTATGGAGAGAATCTTATTAAATCTTGGTGTAGTGAGTTGTCACATCATTGCACGATCTTCGAAGCACAATTTCCTCCTCCATACGGCCCATAATCTACTCCCCcaacccaaattcaaaattcttaTGGGCCCCGCCCACGTGGCCATCTTTACAGAGAGAATCTTATTAAATCTTAGTGCACTAAGTTGTCACATCATTCCACGATTTCCAAGGCATAATTTCCTTCATATAGCCCATTACATTCCTCCCGTAGCCCCAATGTCTATGCCTATAAATTGGGAGCTAAATGGGAGAGTTTCCAACTCATAAAACAAACCTACCTACATCCCCATCTATGTTTCCAACTCTTTTGTACAAAATTTCTCAAGTATACAAAATTTCTAAAGTCAATGACTGGAGTTTCAATGAACATATCTACATCCCATAGCTTGCAACTTCTTTCAATGAAGTTATTTCGATGGTTTGTGCATTGTCATGGTTTCTTCAAGCGAGATAATCAAGCCATGTCCATCAGAATATGAGGTATTGGGAATATTCAACGTTCACACCGTTCGTTCCCTTGTCTGAATACGACGTATTGGGAACGTCGGTCGGTGTGCGTAACTACTACAACGAGCACATTTGCTTTGTTCGCTGTGTGGAAGGAAGGTCACCTACCCTCTCCACGTCATCGGAGTGATAGTCACGTCGTGACTTGGCCTTATCAAAGGGTGTGGAGCTCCCCTTCACATACTCTCTCCGGGTTTTAGAGTTATAGTCATGTCATGACCTAGCCTTTTCAAAGGGTCTGGAGCTACCCCAACGTGCTCATTCTTGAAACGGTGTCGTTGGACATTTTGAATGTCCACAAAAGTGGTGTTAGTGAATTGTGACGTCGGATATACACTCAAATGTTGTCTTACTTGTGTTTTCTATAAATTGTGGTACTCAAGTGTGGGAAAAAGAGTCTTGTAATCAATGAAACATTTTGAATGTCCACAAAAGTGGTGTCAGTGGATATACACTCAAATGTTGTCTAATTTGTGTTTTCTGTAAATTGTGGTACTCAGGCGTGGGAAGAAGAGTCTTGTAATCAATGAAACTTGTAATAACATTCACTAGGGCTAACTCGCTATCTATCACAATAACACGGAGAAGTGCATCAGGATCCATCTCTTCGAATTCTCCAACACGCACATatagttttcctctttctcCCTATCGATGAATGCAAAGGCGGTTGAGAAAGTTCTCTCAGTGGATGTAACGCCAGCAATCTGGAGTAAAGGAAACCTGTATCTGTTAGTCTTGTACATGTAATCCATCAGCAATACCCGACAGAAAGCACGCAACATATCACCAGAAGTAGGATGTGACCAAAACAAGTCCTTCACACAGTCATTGTCATCTTTCTGGTTAAACTTGATGTACCCATTTTCTTGTAACTTGGCCAATAGATATTGCATTTGAGATCTCCTCGCTTACTCCTTAAACCCATGCTTGTAGCGTGCATTGTAGATGATTTTAATTGTAGTTACATTGAATTTATCCTTGCCCTTTATTAGACTTAGGATCTCTCTCGATTTAGACAATGACGAAACACACATATCCACCAACATAGTCCGCAGGACGATGATTGTGACTACCGTTGAAGACAGTGACAGTCCAACCTTCCAATCTTCCAACCTCTTAACACATCTCAGTTCAAACGGGCATTCGCATTTCTTAGTTCCTGTGACGCGTGCTATCTTCTTTGCCTTCGATTCTTTGCCATTCTCCTTCACATTGCCTCCTTTATCCTTTGCCTTATTGTTAAACGGTCTATACTTTCCACCCCGTTCACATGCAAACCGCATCCTTGGCCTTCAGTTCTTTGTCATTCTCTTCGACGCCTTAATGATAAtcataaaccaatttttttaccGGTAGATATTATCCAATGTCTCAACTCATCTTCGGATGGAAAAACCTACAAACACGGTTGAACAAAAACATTCAATAGCagtaaaagaacaaaatcaaaagaacCAATAATTAAGCTGTTTGAAAAAAACTCACCTTCTTCGTCGTGAACTCCCCTGTGAAATTATATAGGGCCACTGGACCTATGTGACTGTCGTGCATTGAAGCATCACCCtgaaagtatcaaaaattgaaaagtccATTAAAATAAGTTTTCTAGCTCTCTGGATCTATTTCAGTAATTGACAGTCGACAATAACtacaaattttattaaacaactATCAAAATTTAATCTATATTTCGGTGAGTGAAAGTCCAAAATATACTTATAATGCGATATCTAACTACTGAGTATCACTAAATGAAAAGATAGTACTAACACTTCAGTAACAAACTGTCGAAAATAAGTACTAATTTCGATAACTAGATGTCGAAAATGTGTGCACAATTCGGTAACTAACTGCCGACTAGTAAAAATAAAACATGTGTGTACGTATACGAAAATCCAAtatacattttggtaaatagctgttgaaaacaagaatCAATTTCATTAACTATTTGTTGAAAACAATTCGGTAACTAACTGCCGAACTATAGTATACGAAAATTCTAtatacattttggtaaatagcttttgaaaataagattatattttggtaactacatgtcgaaaatgcATACACATATCGGCAATTAACTGCCGAACTAGAGTATAACAAAATAAGATacatatatttcggtaattgaataCTGAAATTATATCTGAATTtcagtaactaactgtcgaataGGGTAATTGTTTACGGTGGTTAACTTATTCGAATCTGAAACACCGAAAAACTGgtttaaaaatttgtaaatcAGAGGCCACTGTGAACAGGAAAAACTTACCTCCTGACGCGGCTTCCAAGATACAATGTCCATCACAacatttctcttctcttcaacCATCATATCGTTGTCGATAGAATTTGattccatttcaatttcaaaatcataatctAGAAGTGGGTcatcttttttttcaatggaaGGACTGGAATCTTCCATTGATACAATATCTGGCCCTTGTTCCTCCATTGagattgaaatgatgaacaagtttgagagagaggagaagagagaagatgAAGATAAAGAAGAAATAGGGATGGGTTTTGGTTCTTGTTTGTACCATATCTGTAATTTCTTCTATTCCCCGTCGATTGAGTGACACGTGGCACAAATGAAAGGGTACTATTGAAAAATTACTAAGGTGTATggttaaattaattaatttgattattgagCCATGATAAGGTTTATATGAATTAATTAAACATAAAGTTTGTTTCCTCCGTCGATTGATTAGTATCGATTGTTTTCTCTGACGATTGAATTACAGGTGGCAAAAGAGAGTGTTTCCAGTTGTTTAGGAGCAGTTATGCAACGTGTTTTCATGCTTCTTCGTGGCAGTCATTTGCATGATTTCTCTGTGGAAGTTATTTATAAGGGCATGAAAGGAAATCGTCACTTAGAATTGGGAGGGAGATTCCAATCAAACTTAGGCAAGCTTATTTATGCTTGAGATCGTGGCAGTTTTGGGGACACACAATCAACACCAACAtgtctttatcttttcttttctaggaatAGTTGTAACTTGTAATCGTTCACTCGACTATCTTAGTCGGTTGTACTTCTACTTTGGAGATTAATATAGTCCATTTGTTAGTCTTTTTCCAtatttcatccacttcattgtttgtttccaaagaagtcctgaaaacggcaaggaaccaaaatCCATCTTTACACCCCACATTCCAGCAGAATCACAAAATAGTTTCCCGTCGATTGgtattctccgtcgattggactGAAATCAGAAAATTTGATAACAGTTCCTCAGACACAAGCTTGAGAGACAGGAGAAAAGAGAAGATAAGAAGATAACAAGtcgcctatttttttttttttaaatgtgaaTAATGAATTTGAGGGGGAAGGGAAGGAAGATAATTTAGGGATTTTGGTCATAAGGGGATGTAGGTCATTTCTTGTATAGGTATAAGGGCAAGAAGGTCATTTTGCACTGGGAGGTCATGTTGTAATTAGTTGAAAAAATTTAACGGACTATGTGGAGAAAATAAGGGGTTGTGAATAACCGCTCTCTAAAGAAATTGTCCCTCAAAGTGAACATGGTTGAGAAGGTGACAAGTCTTCCGGGTCCAAGGTAGGATTGCTCTGGGCTTGGGGCTTTGGGCCCAGTAGCCTTACCTCTTTACTCTCAAGTCTCTAGAAGATTAAGTGGATTGGACTATGTGGTTTGGAAAAATAACGGttcaggatgtgttttgataattaatactcgctaAGGACAaactaagaatatttgttaatgctgaaaatgttcttggtgggtattaattatcaaaacatgtcattggccatcattttccctttgcgTTTTGGGTTCCCACTTGCAGCAAATATTGAAGCCCGGATCAATTCCTTTCAATCACTTGTGCTGTCCTCATGCAAGACAAACGTTTAGGAACCGAATTGAGTTTGAACGAGCTCTTTTCGAGCCAAGTTTCGAACTGCTCGCAAACAGCTCGACTCATTTGCAGCCGTACATGGATGCAAGAATTGGGTGTGGAACATTTATATACTCAACATAAATGAACTAACGTGGTGTCGGCCATTTATCTTGTTGACCTATGAATCAACCATTCGGCCCATAACTTTTCAACCGTATTTTGGAAAGTGCAACTGTGGTGGTTGACTTTTGAACATTTATGCAACTATGCAAGGAAGCAAGATACGGTGTATCTAACctattactccttccgttccaaaTTCTTTTTTCAGTTTGCAAAAcgaaatgttaaaaataatacaattttttcaagaaaaaattcaaatttttttcacaaattaaaaatactcattgatatctagtaagttgttgaaatttttttgattttttcttgcaaaaattgtattatttttaacactccgttttgcggaccggacaaagaatttgggacggggAGTAATAAAAGAACGTTGAAAGGGTGGGACATTTGGTCCAATTTTTTCAATTAAGCCCTTGGATTGAAGAGTCCATAGCTTTGCCTTTGTGGGTATTTTCGACATTTCAAGTTTACAGGGAGCGGATGGAGAATATGCAACCACGTGGCCTGTGTAAATGCTCGTGCACCCACGGCTAATTTCTCTGGTAAATTCTCTCGGGTAAAAATCAtttacctcccctgaggtttccgACAACCCCAGATGCCTCCCCTCCTTTTACTGAAATTGCCCTGTCCTCCCTTATGGGCCCCAGATGTTAAACGGAGTTAACGGAGAGGGGTAAATGAGCCATTTGAACCttttgcagatcaaaaaaaaaaaaaaaaaccttacccTACTCTCTATTACGTATGGAGATGAAATTCGTCAGACTGAAACCCATTCTTTCCAGAGTGCCTTCTCCAAACAGACGACCACGTGGTTGCTTTCTTCACTCTGTACGCCGAACACGTCTAATCGGAGGCGGAAGGTGTGAAACGGCGGGAACAACAAAGGGAGAAATGGCGGGAAGGCGAGATGAAGATATGGCGGGAGATCCATGGGTATGCTCCAGTAGGGTTCTATATAAATGTACGTGGGTGAAGTTCTTCAACAGGTATGAGATCTATGTCTTAATTTCATAGTTAGAGTCACCGATCAAAGTGAGTTGTAGAGGTATGGAGAGTTAATTTCGCATGTTTTGTACATTTAGGGTtccttctgttttttgttttgttttttcgtttGAGGTTACCATTACAATAACTGTGGatagcaaggaaaaaaaatctactcggatcaaaaaaaaaataaaggaaaaaaaatctactgATTGTAAGCACAATCAATCACTCTCTAATTTTTTGGtaactttaaaaattttcaaagattTTTGCATGTACTATTGAGTAAGCTAATCATCTTGATgtcttttggtaattttttttttttggatttgatcTTGATGTATCTAGTTGTTGCGTGAAATAATTAGGGATCTTATTCGTATTCAATGAATTTGGTCTCTTTTGTTGTTCTGTGCTATTAAATGCTAAGATAGTAAGATGAGcttaactttgtttttctttaattgCCAGGTATGGGTTCTGCACTTTACTTTGACATAAATGTACACTTTGATGGAAAAGTTTCAAGGATAAAAAACATTGAACCCCATAAATATGGTTACATGGACTTGCTGGATGATGTCTCCTCTAGGTCATTTAATCACTTACCATCTGACAGGGGTTTTACCATCAAAATGTATGGTTACAAACCTGGAACTAATGAGAGAATGGATGTGAGTTCTGACTTAGATGTCATTGAAATGTTTGGGTTCTACTGTAATGTTTGTGTACTTGACCTGCATGTAGAGGTGTGTGATGTGGAAGGTCCTACATTTCCTTACATTCCATCTACAACTGATACAACACTTTCATTTCCCTCAGTTTCTACAAATCCACATGAATGTGTAAATGTTGAGGATGATAGCAGTGATCATGAGTGGTCTGAAAACAGTCTAGATATAAGTGATAAGGAAGTGGAATGGGATGATGAGAGTAGTGAGGAGTTTATTGGGTATGGGTTTGAGGAAGACATAGAGGTCAGTAGTGATGGAATGTCTAAGTATAGTTCGAGTGATGATGGTGGTAAGGAGTCTAGTAGTGATTCTGATATAATAACGTATGGCCCTACTTTTCAGCCCTTTGATCCTACCAAATGTGGAGAAGAGTTTCAGGTAGATGCTAGGGGGAAAATTAGGCTTGCTGCAGGTCTACTTTTTGGGAATGCTACCAAATTTAGAGAAGTTTTAAAAGAGTTTACCATTCAAGAGGGTTGCAAAATAgtgagggaaaaaaatgaaaaaactagGATCACATGTAGGTGTGCTGTTGTGGGTTGTAAATGGAGGATTCATGCATCACCTTTGGCTGATGGTGTCACTTTTAAGATAAAGACATATAAGGAAGAGCATACTTGTATAAGTGAAACTAGTAATTTTGAGGCAAATTCAACCTGGATTGCAAAAAAGATGGCGAATGAATTAAGGGCAAATCCGAACATGTCCTTAGACTGTATGCAAGTTTTGCTTCACCAAAAATATGGTATTGAAGCTTCTAGAATTCAACTTTATAGGGCAAAGAGAAAGGCCTTAGAGGTTATTGAGGGTAATCACAGTGATTCATACCCACTGTTGACCACATATGCCTCAGAGGTTAGGAAGAGTAACCCAAGGAGTCTTGTGAAGATTCAATGTGACAGATTGACAGAAACTCATAATCCTGTGTTCAAGAGgtatttcatttgttttgaggCCATGCGAACTGGATTCATGGAAGGTTGTAGGCCTTTTATTGGAATTGATGGTTGTCACTTAAAAGGCCCATTTGGTGGTGTGCTTTTGGCTGCCGTAGCTCTAGATGGGAATAATGGTTTGTTCCCCATAGCAGTGGGTGTGGTGGAAAGTGAAGGGAGAGACAGCTGGGCATTCTTCATAGACCACTTGCACACAGTCATTGGTGCAGGTACTCATGCAAGGGCTTGGACATTTATGTCAGACCAACAAAAGGTATACCGTTTGATTTCATATGTTATcattttgttctcttttgttATTCATAGCTTCACATTTTGACATATTTTttattctctgttttttttttttttgtcatgttCCCTTAGGGTTTGGACAAAGTCATAGCTGAAATGGTACCAGAGGCAACTCACAGAACCTGTGCTAGACATCTCTTCAATAACTTCAAGAAGAAGCACCCAGGTTTGCTCCTTAAAAAGTACTTTTGGCAGGCTGCTAGGGCATACAATGAGTTAGAATTTGGTTATGCCATGGAATCTATAAAAAGTATTTCAATTGAGGCTCATAAATGGCTTTCAGAAGTGTCTACTGTCTGGTCTAGGCATGCATTCAATGAGGCTGTAAAAAATGATCACATTACAAACAACTTAGCTGAGTCATTTAACCATTGGGTTGGTCCCTTGAGGTTTAAACCAGTTTTAACCATGTTAGAGGGAATTCGTACAAAGTTAATGACTAGGCTGCAAAAAAGGTACGAGAAAGGATTGCATTGGACTGGGACAGTAGGACCCCATGTTAGGAAAAGGTTGCAGAAAGCTCAAGTGAAGGGGAGAAACTCTACTACGCTTCTGTTTGCGGGTGGTGATGAGTATGAAGTATTAGAGGATGGGGTTTCACATCATTTGCACTTGAATGCACATACATGCACATGTAGGGAGTGGCAAATCTCTGGAATACCATGTAGGCATGCGGCTACAGCCTTAACCCATAAGAGAGCTAACCTTGAAGATTATTGTGACATGTACTTCCACAAAGATTATTACCTCAAAGCACATGAAGGTATAATTCATCCAGTTCCAGATCAAACTAGGTGGATTAATGTAGGTGGTGATATTGTGGAACCTCCACCTTTAAGGAGATTGCCTGGTAGGCCAAAAAAGAGCAGAAGAAGGGATGTTGATGAGCCAGAGGCAGGCACAAGTCAGTCTAGAAGGTCACAGACAGTCAAGTGTTCAATTTGTCTGGAGTTTGGTCATAATAAAAGGTCTTGCCAAAGAGCTCCAGTGAGAAGAAGGATTGCTTCCAGGATTGAAGCCACACCAACTGCAGCTGAGGTGATGGATTATATTTTGTATGTTCATTTGGTTTCACTTTCAAATATTATGTTATTTAAATTGCATCATTCATGTCTTTGTGAACCAGCAAGCAACACCCAATCCACCACAGGGATTGTCACAAGCTGAAGGGTGTACTCCTGTTTCCTCTGTGGGAGTTTCTCAGGTTAGACTAACACTGAACTTTACTTAATGTTTGTTTTTATAAGTAACTttacttaatatttttttatatgaaattttgtgtgacttttcctcttctttttaaaatgaaGAAAGGATAATCCAAGAGTAAACTTTCTTAATGTTACCTGTACAGAATCTGTAACTGTTGTGTAGTCTAACTCTTCTACTTATATATATGCAGAGAGtcagaggaagaggaagaggagtgGTCTTGAGCAGGGGAAGAGGAAAAGCTACGGTACTTGGCAAAGGAAGGGGAAGATCAAGGGGCAGGGGCAGGGGCAACAACAACAAATTGCAACTGAAGTGAAACTGAGGTGGTTTTGGTCATGAAGTCCTCTTTTATCTACTTCTATATATTAGCTGTGGTTATATATGTGTGCTCACACCTTTTGTCTTTTGTTGGGTGAGCACTAAGTAAATGTTAAAGGTCATACCTTTTGTTTCTTCTTGGGTGACCAGCTGTAATGCTCacaccttttgttttttgttgggtGAGTTGCTATTAGCCTATTAGATTAGTCATGTTCTGTTCTTTCATGTTATCTTGCACTATGTTGAACTTGGTCATGCAGTTAAAAGGGCAAGCACTAGGCCTTTTGTAGCTTGCTCATTTAACTCTTTTGTATGTGTCCAATGAGACTTTTGTCTGGTATATGTAATATGTGGCACAATGATCAATGGAAAAGTTAGTATTTAGTagacatgaatttttttcttttgtttggtatATGTAATATGTGGCACAATGATCAATTGTAAGAGTTAGTATTTAGTAGACTGGAATTTTTTTCCTAGTGGGAATTTATATCAATGGCCAACTGCCTTACTTGTAGTATTTATGAATGGTCAAAATTTTATGCTCATAAGAAATGGGTAAAATGGGGAATGGGGTGCAAACACTAAATGACATTAGCAAGAATCGTTAGTCAACTGGATGGACAAGTAACGGCAAGATTAATCTGAAATCCAAACCATTACCTCAAGGGAGGACAGTGCAATTTCAGTAAAAGGAGGGGAGGAATCTGGGGTTGTcggaaacctcaggggaggtaaatgatttttacccaattctctctcctccttcctctctccctcatACACAGCAACAACCTACACGTAAACCCTCATTTGTTTCTCTCGGGTCTCTACCTTGCATCTCTCTGGTTCGTTCTACCTCTGCTACACCATCACACCGGAGGAGATCGAGATGATGATTTCCGAAGTCGATTCCGACAGCAACGCCCACATCAATCTGAAtggttgctctctctctctctctctctctctctctctctctctctctctctctctctctctctctctctctgatggtTGGTTTCTCAATGTTTCATCCGTAGTCAAAGTGGATGGATTGGGAAGAACTGTGCGTAGGGCTATTTAAATTGCAAAGCTCTGCTTCCTATCTCACTCACCACAGGTCACTTTGATGAAAAATGCATGTACGTAAGTTCTTTTGAATCgatctcttttttattttgtgtaatttttttaaaaaaattttaaaacgtTTTGTCTGGCTCTGGTTGCTCTGAGTTCAGGTACGCATCTGTCAGTGAGCAACGGTTTTCTAGCCTTGGAAGATCCATCGAAGCATACTTCGAATCTTCGGTTATAGAAAGCCAAAACGAGGCTCAAAGGTATAAAAGATTTTGTCCTGGTTTGAGTCTAAATTGATTATATGgtgaatatatattttcttcTCTAATTTCCAATTTCGTTATTCTGGGTATTGTTTAGATTTTCTCTGAATGGGTAACTTTGTTAGTTAATGTTGTAGTTCTCGTCTTCAGCTATATGGGTTTATTTCTCTGATTGGGTGATGTTTGTTAATCTATTATTTGTTTGCAACTAATGGGTTTTCCACTATATAATTTATGTCTGTTACATGTCTCAGCAGGACCTAGGAGGTTTGGAGAACTACTATATCAAATGTTAGAATTAACGTTTCttgacctctttttttttattggcttcTTAACCCCTGCTATACAATTGCCAAAGGCTTCTTCCTACCTCAAGGGTCTTAAGTTTCTTTTGTTCCCAGCACAATCTTGcttttttaattcaaaagtgTTACTACATAGTAGCTAATTAGAACCCGTAAAACAGGAttaaagttgaaaatgaaataGCGCTTAGTTTGTGGAATCGTTTTCAAATGATCCATGTAGAGGCTTCTTTAGTTTGTGTAGATTACAAGGTTGTTTCTGGACTAACTAAAGAGACACAGCCTCAAAAAGGGATACGCCAAACTGGTTCTCTCTTTGTATAGATGTGTAGTTTAGTATCGTTATCTTTGTCATTAAAAATCTATCTAATCCTTTATGGTAACTTGTAAGTAAAAGAGCGTTGCGGCCAATTTCATTGGTTGGCACTTTTTGTCCGATTTTCCAATTGTGTCCCTCGATTGGCAGCCCTCTGCCTTTGCCATGAGGGGCAATTCCGTCCATCTG
The sequence above is drawn from the Rhododendron vialii isolate Sample 1 chromosome 6a, ASM3025357v1 genome and encodes:
- the LOC131329893 gene encoding uncharacterized protein LOC131329893 yields the protein MGSALYFDINVHFDGKVSRIKNIEPHKYGYMDLLDDVSSRSFNHLPSDRGFTIKMYGYKPGTNERMDVSSDLDVIEMFGFYCNVCVLDLHVEVCDVEGPTFPYIPSTTDTTLSFPSVSTNPHECVNVEDDSSDHEWSENSLDISDKEVEWDDESSEEFIGYGFEEDIEVSSDGMSKYSSSDDGGKESSSDSDIITYGPTFQPFDPTKCGEEFQVDARGKIRLAAGLLFGNATKFREVLKEFTIQEGCKIVREKNEKTRITCRCAVVGCKWRIHASPLADGVTFKIKTYKEEHTCISETSNFEANSTWIAKKMANELRANPNMSLDCMQVLLHQKYGIEASRIQLYRAKRKALEVIEGNHSDSYPLLTTYASEVRKSNPRSLVKIQCDRLTETHNPVFKRYFICFEAMRTGFMEGCRPFIGIDGCHLKGPFGGVLLAAVALDGNNGLFPIAVGVVESEGRDSWAFFIDHLHTVIGAGTHARAWTFMSDQQKGLDKVIAEMVPEATHRTCARHLFNNFKKKHPGGDIVEPPPLRRLPGRPKKSRRRDVDEPEAGTSQSRRSQTVKCSICLEFGHNKRSCQRAPVRRRIASRIEATPTAAEQATPNPPQGLSQAEGCTPVSSVGVSQRVRGRGRGVVLSRGRGKATVLGKGRGRSRGRGRGNNNKLQLK